A segment of the Trifolium pratense cultivar HEN17-A07 linkage group LG7, ARS_RC_1.1, whole genome shotgun sequence genome:
TTACccaataatatatatttgctGAAGTAGTTATCCCAAAGCCTAGCAATAGATTCAGAACTTTGAAATTACCAATTTAGGAACCTGAGATCAATAACAAAGCATAACTCAAATTTAAATATCCATgcataagaaatatttttttaaagaagtcaaaataatatatcaacGGAGATCTTAGCACAAGACGTACGAAGAAAACAAGTTTTTACACGATACAAAGTCAAGTCAAATGACTCATCAAAGCCGACTAGAACAAAAGACAATGCATAGCTTACAACAAATACTAGCGAATATTAAAgcttcaaaagaagaaaaacggCCACCAAGTCAAGAGACAGAGGCACAAAAAATATACTGTACTTTGATTATCATTTTAAATTACGATTGCAATCATAATAAttcagaatttttaaaattataaacagATATTTATAGTTTATGAGACTACCATGTTTACAACATTGACGATTATAACCATAATGCGaatgcaaaaattaaaaaaatcttacGAAAGACCCAAATTTAGGTATACTATTAATTTTCCTTGCATTGTGGATATAAAGATTTGTGaaaatgcaaaaataatttattcaccacaaaaaaaaaaaaaacagtaaaaatataaaacttatGGTCAGATGCCTTGCAGTGTTAGGTAGTGAAAGACCGTTTCATGTATATACGGTGATTGTACATAAGTGACATAACAAACAAGAAAAAGGAcattcatatttattattaaaaaaaaaatgggatacataaaaaaataaattttggaaTAAGACAATATATACTttaagaaaagaagagagattTTGAGTTCTAGAAGACGACACCAGCTTACAAAGATTCATGTATATTGAAGATGCTCCTAATATGAACCTCTAAGAAAATACTTTAAACTTGGATCTTTGAAGTTAACTTAGTATAGCATGCTAATCCTATTTcttaaaaatggaaaagaaaaattatcatTACTAATttagctcttttttttttttttttcattttttgaaatgataaataatataaatatcgTTATCTGATCACAAGACATGACTTTCATCGGgtagaaaaacaaaatcatgaattttttttaattgcaaatatattatatataaatataaaacaaaagaaaatacaagagaaaattcagaaaaaataaaattactacaatataatattaataataatttttacaaCTATATTTCTTTAAGTTTCACCCTAGATCTTgagttctttttgtttttttgataagcaGATCTTGAGTTCTTTTTAATTTCCCATATTATTTTACATTGAatctaattttaattaatgcTTAATTTTATATCATTGTATAGTAGTAATATCGTATATGGTTAGCCAATTAAGGTAGTGCGCATACTAAAAGAAGTAAGATTGTGTGgataagcaaaataaatataataatatactatataatcagataaaataaattaatataataaataattaggtAATGTAGGAAACATAATAATATTGTCATCTTGCATTTGGAAACGACAAACATATAAAACTGATGAAAGAGCATTACAAGCTAAGTCCTTTCACTGTAGAAATTCATCATtaatcatataaataaataaattaaaatgataaaaggTAAAATATTTACTCTTACAGCAAAATTTATGACAAGAGTATAAATACAtacatgtaataataatatacaaaaaTATACGATTTAGGGTTTTGAAGTCTATGAATTAGGGTTTGATATCAAATAAAATGTAGATGGAGTAGGAGAAATGTAAATGCAACATATTATGCTTTAAAAATGAACTGTACTGTGTCTCGATAAGATTGGTGATTTTTCACTTCTTGATGAGAAAATTCAACTCAACTATACAAAGTACATATTGtcactttagtaaaaaaaaaaaagtatatattgtCTCTattcgaagaaaaaaaaagtatatattgtccacaaaatagttttttaattaattgccTCTTAAAAATTTGTTCAATTATTAGGTGATAATGACAATGTTAATTGTTCAATTGACACTCTTTTCTATCTCAAATTTTgaatgaggaaaaaaaaacatgtctaAGTAAATTATTCGGCTGATGTATTAAGCCggataattatatgtatatcttactaatttttactaattaaactcttatattcttgaccaaaaaaaaaaataaactcttatgtttataaaatttgttttattgttcAAAATATATTAGGTTAGAGTATCTTTATAATCTTATTAATGATATATTTTATgcctataaaatataaaataaataaataaataaataaaaggaagaaagaaagagaaaaaacttACCATATATGCTAATGAAGAAGCAATAAGAAGGGGAAAATGATGAACTTCACTGCATAGGCAAAGTTGAGGTATCCCCGTTATGTTTAATTGCAatccttttcttctttttcttcttgtaaGGAATTCCTCTTGCCTTAGATTGAGAATCTCTCACCTCACGAAGATAAATTCTTATGGAACCACTAGCAAAAGGATTAGTCTCAGGTAATCCACCATTTTCTTCATAAGCAGCTCTTAATCTTCCAATAAGTGCATCAAGACTTCCCCAAGCTTGTTTTAGAGGACAAGTACATGGACCGGGCGGTTCGGTTTGTCCGAAAAACAAACAACCTTGTAAGTGCACTTTTGTCTTGCCAAATTGATCTAAGTATCTTAGGAATTCAAGAACATGGTTTGAATTACATTGAGAAAGTGCTACCGGCGGCCTTTGATTCCTTAAATATTGTCCGAAAGTGTTCCAGTCTCTTCTCTTTTGTGACTCGTATCGACTGAGTGGAACCTGTTGCTGATGATGCTTATGATCGCCACCACCGGTTGAAATTGAAGTAGTAGAAGATCTTGATGATCCTTCTACTATGTCTTTTCCTTTGTTGGACATATCTTCTTTAAGATTAAATCATTTAGTATTTCTTTATTATGAAagggaagtttttttttgtgatttggtGGAGAGTgagaagaaggaagagaagaCAATAGAATAGAAGTGGAAGAAatatttaaaactaaaaaaaatatataaagaaaaaaatgaaaaaataatttagggtATCACATCAAAGGCTAATGAGGGGACATTGTATGGGACCAATGAAAGTGCTTTagcctttctttttcttcattgccTACATTATTTTCTTGCTTTAATGGTACTATTAGTATTAATCatactttattttttccttatagTTTTTTATAATTGTGCTTCCATCATCAAAGCAATTATTAATGGGTAATTTAGAGTAATTAGCACTATGGTTATTGCCCTTGTGACTATTTAATAACAGTCTAGATTGTCTAGTGATTAGAGGATTGTTTGTCACGTATTAGCAAATTTTGTGATTAAAAGGTAAACTTAATGGTTTCCGTGACCTATTCTATAATTCTTATTCACATGGTAGATAGTATATGGTGTCACATCTCTTTCATATGGTCACGAATCACAAAACTTTTCAAATCATATTACCTTACAAACGGAAATTAATTAAGCTTGCAAGCcattctaaaaaaacaaaaataataaaataaattaagctaGCACcaagatggaaaaaaaaaatttaacaaccGTAGAAAATGGATTTGTATGTAAAATAGAATGAAAAgtttcaataaatataataaaatattatattcgttctttatttttaattattataaaatttattttatttttactaaaactaGTAAGGGTTCATGTTTAGACAATATATTTTGAAGGCTTAGGTTGATCCCtatttgtaaataaaataatgatgtttatttttatttttcttcttggaGTTTATTTACAAGAATAAAAGTTAAATGTTTCTCTAACCCATAATTTtggggaaaaataaataaatttcaattcaaGTGGAAGAATAGTCGTTATTGCTTGCATAATTGTTCAAAGTATCTTAATCTGAAAAATCCCATGCACACACGGTGAGACCCAtaatgttagtatttttttacaCTTAATTATGTTTTACACAATACCTATAAAatgcattttttctttttatggtcAAGTGATTTTTTATCAAGTTAACTTGAGTCTTCTACAATGTATC
Coding sequences within it:
- the LOC123895055 gene encoding protein LIGHT-DEPENDENT SHORT HYPOCOTYLS 7-like, which translates into the protein MSNKGKDIVEGSSRSSTTSISTGGGDHKHHQQQVPLSRYESQKRRDWNTFGQYLRNQRPPVALSQCNSNHVLEFLRYLDQFGKTKVHLQGCLFFGQTEPPGPCTCPLKQAWGSLDALIGRLRAAYEENGGLPETNPFASGSIRIYLREVRDSQSKARGIPYKKKKKKRIAIKHNGDTSTLPMQ